The proteins below come from a single Miscanthus floridulus cultivar M001 chromosome 1, ASM1932011v1, whole genome shotgun sequence genomic window:
- the LOC136504585 gene encoding transcription factor bHLH84-like → MESSKASWHYSFDPSVAVEDSEAMAQLLGVQYSAGNEQKQPTPTPTAMYWPGQEADQYYSSAPYPYYMQMQQPNSVASCYDHGYYGSNTFTMTAGDFFVPEEQIMAADPSFMLDLNLDFEYQDGQGTGRGGGGNTPAVCKRKLEDQKGESTTCTVPKKKSRSTAVPAPKKGKKAQKGACNRGNQEESNGDDGNVAHQQQCSSNYLSDDDSLEMIACSNVSSASKKSSSSAGGKARAGRGAAIDPQSLYARKRRERINERLKVLQNLVPNGTKVDISTMLEEAAQYVKFLQLQIKLLSSDDTWMFAPIAYNGVNVGLDLKISPPQQ, encoded by the exons ATGGAGTCCTCCAAGGCGAGCTGGCACTACTCGTTCGATCCGTCAGTCGCCGTGGAGGACTCCGAGGCAATGGCCCAGCTGCTCGGCGTCCAGTACTCTGCAGGCAACGAGCAGAAgcagccgacgccgacgccgacggccATGTACTGGCCTGGCCAAGAAGCTGACCAGTATTACAGCTCGGCGCCGTACCCGTACTACATGCAGATGCAGCAACCCAACTCGGTCGCAAGCTGCTACGACCATGGTTACTATGGCAGCAACACGTTCACGATGACCGCCGGCGACTTCTTCGTGCCGGAGGAGCAGATCATGGCGGCGGACCCGAGCTTCATGCTTGATCTGAACCTCGACTTCGAGTACCAGGACGGCCAGGGGaccggccgcggcggcggtggcaacaCGCCGGCGGTGTGCAAGAGGAAACTGGAGGATCAGAAGGGCGAGAGCACCACGTGCACCGTTCCAAAGAAGAAATCGCGATCCACCGCAGTACCG GCGCCGAAGAAGGGCAAGAAGGCGCAGAAAGGCGCGTGCAACCGAGGCAACCAGGAGGAGAGCAACGGCGACGACGGCAATGTTGCGCACCAGCAACAGTGCTCCAGCAACTACCTGTCTGACGACGACTCGCTGGAGATGATCGCGTGCAGCAACGTGAGCTCGGCGTCCAAGAAGTCGTCGTCGTCGGCAGGTGGGAAGGCCAGGGCCGGACGTGGGGCCGCCATCGATCCGCAAAGCCTCTACGCCAGG AAAAGGAGAGAGCGGATCAATGAGCGTCTAAAAGTATTGCAGAATCTTGTACCCAATGGAACCAAG GTAGATATCAGCACGATGCTTGAAGAAGCAGCTCAATACGTCAAGTTCTTGCAGCTCCAGATCAAG CTATTGAGCTCGGATGATACGTGGATGTTCGCTCCGATCGCCTACAACGGGGTCAACGTTGGCCTCGACCTCAAGATATCTCCACCGCAACAATGA